In Balaenoptera ricei isolate mBalRic1 chromosome 4, mBalRic1.hap2, whole genome shotgun sequence, the genomic stretch aaatactttattgctaaaaaatgctaaccatcatctgacaacacagggttgccacaaaccttcaatttgtaaaaaatgcagtatctgtaaagcataataaaatgaagcgcaataaaatgaggtatgcctgtatagcTGCAGTTGTCTCCCAGGGCCTCTCCTCCGAGTAAGGGGATTGTACTTGGGAGGCGATGCTGATGTCGGCAGTGCCTGAGTACCTTACTCTTCCTGAGACAGATTCTGGAAGTGAGGGTGGGCTGCAACTAGAACACGACTGGTAGAGTTGGGTGTGATAGCAGAGGGGTCAGGAAGCAGGGGTTGGAGCTGGACCGTGGGGATGGGCAAGGTTGGTGAAGGAGAGAAGAGTGTGTACTGTCCAGGAGGAGGATGGGCTGGGGAAGGAGACTCTACAGGCTGGAGGTAGGGTGGCAGGGAGTCCATGTCTGAAGTTTCCGGAGGAATATCCGGGGCTCTTAGGGCCCTGGGTGTGGGTCCAGGAAAGAGTCCGTGCATTCCACTCAGGGGTCCATGTGTCCTGTTCAGGTGTCCAGGGATTTGGTCTAGGGACCTGGAGGTTTGGTTCAGCAGACCAGGAATCTTGGCTCTGAATCCCTGCAGCCTGTTCAGAAGTCCAGAGCCAGTAGTTCTGGCTGAGACACTGGAGTTTGTCTCCAACAATCCAGAAGTCCTGTTTGGGAGCTTGTTCAGTGTGAGGAATGGAGAGGTGTTCCCCGGGACAGCTGTGGTAGGTGGGGCCCGCTTGGCACAGAGGGTGGGTCCCACTACAAGCAGCAGGAAACGCACCTTTCCTCGGAGCAGTCGTTGGAAGCTCAGGAAGATGGCACTGGGATCCTTGTGAGCTGTGGTCCTGCCCTGTGCAGAAAGCTGAGGGCAGAGGATGGGCCTGAGGCCAGAGACCTGGGCCAGATATCATGCCTCCCTGTCTATGTGG encodes the following:
- the THPO gene encoding thrombopoietin isoform X1; this encodes MELTELLLVVMLLLTARLTLSSPAPPACDPRLLNKLLRDSHVLHSRLSQCPDVNPLSTPVRLPAVDFSLGEWKTQTEQTKAQDVLGAATLLLEAVMAARGQLGPTCLSSLLVQLSGQVRLLLGALQGLLGTQLSAQGRTTAHKDPSAIFLSFQRLLRGKVRFLLLVVGPTLCAKRAPPTTAVPGNTSPFLTLNKLPNRTSGLLETNSSVSARTTGSGLLNRLQGFRAKIPGLLNQTSRSLDQIPGHLNRTHGPLSGMHGLFPGPTPRALRAPDIPPETSDMDSLPPYLQPVESPSPAHPPPGQYTLFSPSPTLPIPTVQLQPLLPDPSAITPNSTSRVLVAAHPHFQNLSQEE
- the THPO gene encoding thrombopoietin isoform X2; protein product: MELTELLLVVMLLLTARLTLSSPAPPACDPRLLNKLLRDSHVLHSRLSQCPDVNPLSTPVRLPAVDFSLGEWKTQTEQTKAQDVLGAATLLLEAVMAARGQLGPTCLSSLLVQLSGQVRLLLGALQGLLGTQLSAQGRTTAHKDPSAIFLSFQRLLRGKDFWIVGDKLQCLSQNYWLWTSEQAAGIQSQDSWSAEPNLQVPRPNPWTPEQDTWTPEWNARTLSWTHTQGPKSPGYSSGNFRHGLPATLPPACRVSFPSPSSSWTVHTLLSFTNLAHPHGPAPTPAS
- the THPO gene encoding thrombopoietin isoform X3, translating into MENPDRADQGTGRSGSRDPSAGGSDGSAGTTGTHLPLIPTGAAFWTGPPPPWGPAGPPRNPAFCTGQDHSSQGSQCHLPELPTTAPRKGAFPAACSGTHPLCQAGPTYHSCPGEHLSIPHTEQAPKQDFWIVGDKLQCLSQNYWLWTSEQAAGIQSQDSWSAEPNLQVPRPNPWTPEQDTWTPEWNARTLSWTHTQGPKSPGYSSGNFRHGLPATLPPACRVSFPSPSSSWTVHTLLSFTNLAHPHGPAPTPAS